In Planktothrix serta PCC 8927, a single window of DNA contains:
- a CDS encoding Uma2 family endonuclease yields the protein MTQALPKLVNFEEFVEWLPENSAVRYELHNGDIVEMAQPVGEHEEVISFLSIEIPVEIKRLKLPYGIPRQVIVRPPEKDCGYFPDILVLDRANLANETLWQKQSTLSLAASIPLVIEVVSTNWRDDYYLKYADYEEMGIPEYWIIDYAALGGRNFIGNPKQPTISICNLVDGEYQIVKFRENDRIVSQTFPDLNLTANQIFQAGVV from the coding sequence ATGACTCAAGCTTTACCCAAACTCGTAAACTTCGAGGAATTTGTGGAGTGGCTGCCAGAAAATTCGGCGGTACGCTACGAACTGCATAATGGAGATATTGTTGAGATGGCACAACCCGTAGGCGAACATGAGGAAGTGATCAGTTTTCTTAGCATCGAAATTCCTGTTGAGATTAAACGTCTGAAATTACCCTACGGTATCCCCCGCCAAGTGATAGTTAGACCTCCTGAAAAAGATTGTGGTTATTTCCCTGATATCTTGGTACTTGATCGCGCAAATCTGGCGAACGAAACATTATGGCAAAAACAATCTACCCTCAGTTTAGCTGCATCGATCCCTTTGGTAATTGAGGTTGTATCAACTAATTGGCGAGATGATTACTATTTGAAATATGCTGATTATGAGGAGATGGGGATACCGGAATATTGGATTATCGATTATGCTGCTTTGGGCGGACGCAATTTTATTGGAAATCCCAAACAACCGACAATTTCTATCTGTAATTTGGTTGACGGTGAATATCAAATCGTCAAGTTTCGAGAAAACGACCGCATTGTGTCGCAAACTTTTCCAGATTTGAACCTCACAGCAAACCAGATTTTTCAAGCTGGTGTAGTTTAG